In Drosophila ananassae strain 14024-0371.13 chromosome 3R, ASM1763931v2, whole genome shotgun sequence, the DNA window AGAATGGCATCAAATGTGTGCGggagaaaataaattaatgaaattttctGTGACACAGTCTATGATGTCATATTGACCCGAATGTCTCaatcgattttatttttaaaattaaatatgatataaataaatagctaATAAAGTCTAAAAACCTTATTAGCTAATTACATCAGGCATGGCTTTAACAAATCCCAGAGATTatcttaaatttaaacaaattattccATGTCTTCTCCCTCTCGGCAATCAAATCCAATTTAAGCAATTTCTGAGGCCAATTTATTTTAAGCAGCCGTTAAACTTCATCTGCCTTCGGGCCAAAGCCATATTCAAACAGAATATCTAAGATTGTTCATCTCATTTGGACTGGCCATATGAAACCGTTTCATACCGTACAGCAAGCACAAACGGCTTTAATCTGGTAAAATGTGCCTATAAATAGCTCAAGCGAGTTTGCTTCCAGATCGGATCCGTACCGCCCAGCCATTGCCCCACCCACAACATCCTACAGGATTATGGCTTTGCCTGATAAATCTGTCGTACATAAAGCACCAAGGCGAACGACTGTTGAACTAGATTCAACATTCATGCCCGTCCACACACGAGTCTGCACTGGAAGAAAAAATCAGTAGCCTTAATCTGGCTTAGTACATGCATTTCATCCAAAGAACCATAGCTTATTCCCTGTGCTGGCGAGTAATTCATGGGGCGACGCTGCGTCTTCACTTGCCTTGACAAACTGCAGAGATAAGATGGCCCAAGTACAGCGAGCCAGTCATGAATGTATGTCCAGCTCGAGTCCTGCTTGATTGCTTGGCTCTATGGGTGCTCGGTTCTGGGCCTTGTCTGGCGTGTCCTGGCCCCGTCCTGTCCGGTTAAGTCCACTGGGCGCAATCAACTGTGAGTTGTCAGCTGCCAGAATCAGTGGTCAGGCTGGAAGCCCCTGGGACGATATTGGGTTAAGAACGGTGAGCCGCAAATCAATTGGGCCCCACTTCAAATTCCCAACTGAATTTCGTAGTGCTTTGTcaattatataatttcatGCTCTCCTCTTTTTTTGTATCAATGGCCATCAAATTGAATTGTATGCGAAACGGATTATCCATTGTCAGTTATTCAATGCGGAAAATGAATTATTAATGCTCTTAGGCACGatgaaataataaatcatTTGATTAGCTGACCAAAACAGACAACTCCACCTGCATTCCCAAATGAAGCTTTtttttgcgaaatattttcaaaagttGAGTGCGCAaaatttgttgcatacttttcgCGGCGAACTCGTTGACCGAAATAATTGCATCGAGGACCTCGAACAAATTCTCTGAACAAGTACATTTGCCACTTTATTGTTCCAAAAATACTGTTGTATGTGTTTGTAGTGAGTGTGGAATTTTTGCGAATTTGTAACGAGGATAGGGGGTACCGAGCTttacataaattttaattaatgtgTTGCCAGGCTGTGTTTGTCCCATGTgcattaaaatttctatttgttTTGGCTCCGGGCGAACAAACAAATGTTGTAAAGCGAAACccgataaaaaaataaatgcgtataaatacaaatttatttgCCAACGAAAGGCAAATAACAGAAAGTCAGAAAGCCTGTGGACTTATACATAAAATATGACCGACATTTTTTCACTCAATTGGTTGGCTGGCCACTGGCCACCGCCACAGAAAccccaataaaaaaaaaataaactccactaataaaatgtatttttctATTTACAGATTTGCAATTGCCGACATGTGCCAAAGCAAACCGAAATAACAAATACACAAATAGTAgaatcaaaatatatattctggttggaaaataaaatcaacTCCAGAGGttcaaaaatttccaaataaaaaaaaggcaaagaaATACTaacaaaatgtggaaaatctGCATTTTTACATTGGTAATTGCGTTGCTAGCAGTAGCAGCtgcaacaacaccaacaacaacagagcCCATAACAAATGACTTGGTgaccaacaaaaacaacaacatcagtAGCAGCAGCCACGCCCCATTGGAGGAAACAACCAACAGCCCCCGCCCCTTCGCCGAAAATAACCAGACGCTGGTGAAAATTTCAACGGCGGACGACGAGACCCGGGAAATTTCAATTGTGGGCGGCTCAACCTCAACGGCCACGCCCACCACAACGGCAACCACCAGCACAACAACAACGCTGGCAACCACCTCGGTTGTTGCCGAAAACGAGgaaacaacaacatcaacaatcaGCCATTTAATGACAACCAGCGAACCCAACCAGAAAATTCCCTTAGCTGGCTTGGGGGAACTTAGCAGCGGCATCAAGGATGCACTGCATCGCATTAAATTGAGCGAGAGTCCAAAGGAAtcagtagcaacaacaaccactATGGAGCCACCAGAGGCGGAGGAGCAGGATGAATCGGAGGACATGACACTGACAGTATCCCCGTTGCAAATCCAGATGCAGGCAGCAGCCTCGTATCAAGTAGCCGAGACGTTGGCCGACTTGAATGAGGAGGAGCGTGCCCGGTACGATGCCATGCTGGCCCAGCAGCCCACAGCCAGTAAGCTGAATATAGTGGATCTATATCCGCTTAAAATCGAGGATATCCAGCCAATGATTCAAAACGACAATGAGGAGCTAATCAAGCAACGTACGATTTTCACTCAGCCCGAGAACACAGAGGATTACAAACAGAATCTAATGCCCAATGAAGTGGAGCTGGTTTTGAATGGACCAGATAGCCTGAATCAGGATACAATCAAGATTAATCAGGAGAAAGCAGTCACCACTCCAGAAACCTTAAAAATGGCTACCATCAGTGTCAATCAGGGCACCACGCCGGATTTTACGGGAAAGCTATTGGCCGATCAAGACGATCTCATAACCGAAATCGAGAGCAAGTTCCAGATGGAAGAAACCACCACAACAACCACCAGGAAACCTCTGCCATTGCTTCTAAGACCCGGAGATACGTTCATAGATAGAAGAGTGAAGAAAAGCTTCGAGTTTCCCACGCAACATCGCGCCAGTGATGTGATGGCCATGCCACACATCGATTTCGCGAACACGAAATTCCAAACCGATGCCGATCAGCCACAGCCCGCTGCCACACACCCGGAGTTCTCGACCACAAAATTCTATAATAGCAAGGAGTTGTATAACGAAATGCTGTTGCATAATAAGCGCAAGTTAATGAAGGAAACTAGTCCGGAAAAGTCAGCGACTGAGGCATCCTCAACAAAGTTGAACGTGACTCCTGAGGCTAAAACTTTTCAGCCAACAACTACTGTTGCAACTACAGTAAAATCAACAACATTGCAGTCAGCTTCCACAACAACAGTAGCAGCATCATCAGCGGTGGAAGCAATAACAACAAGTACCCTAAAGCCAACAACCACCGCAACTGGAAAATATCAGAAAGAGCTTAAGCGTGCCAAATTATTGCTCAAGGCCCTGACACCACCACAGGCCACCAAGTCCAGTGAGGACAAACTGTCGGTTAAAGCCACAAAGGCGGCGGAGGGAGCTCCCTCCACCATCTCCATCGCTCCGGCAAGGACAAGCACACCCGTTCTGATGGCCACCGCAAGGACAGTGCGACCAGCCGGATCTGTCGGAGTTAATCCCACTAAGACGGCCTCAAAGCCAATTGCCAGGCCGCGTATTTTGAGTCGCCTGCAGGAGAAAATCAATTCCCTGGAGTGCGAGGTGCCCAGTGTTCCCCAGGACTCCCATCTGTGGCGTGGCAACGAGACCCACGAATTGTTGCTGCCTATTGTGGTAAGTGCACTCGAAGAAACAAAGTCGGTaaagaaattttcaaaaatcgaagcAAATATTTAACCTCTTTCTAgttatattttaaacctttactttttacttattttttgtcTCACAACTCTCTGAAACTAAATGCTATTTTGGAGCAGTGTAACCACCCGTTTAAGGCTTAGCCATGTCCAATGTTATCAAAACAATTGGAGCCTTATTTAGTTCTTATCATTAGACAGACAAAAGAGCTCACTGGTTGGGAAACTAAAGACGGCTTAACAGTTGACTTGTCTGCGAGTGCGGCAGCGAACACACGGCGTATGCGTGTTATTTGAGTAAGCGGGTTAAGCAATTAGCCGAAGGTTTTTGCCCAAAAACAGACTAACGGACTACATTTACATAATATGCCTGCTGACGGCTAATTAGTATGGAGGAAGCTTAGTTTTCGGATACGGATTAggaaggcaaaaaaaaaaaaaggaaacgaGAATCCTTAATGAAGCTGCTGAAGTTTTGCCGCACGAATCCGAATAAAGAAAAGATTGATTAGGGATTGAATTTGCCCACTCCCACACACAGAGTGTAGGATAGGAATCATTTTCGCGGAAAAGGGATAAATGGGAATGGCAACCCGAAAACAATATCCTCAACTTTGTCAATGACAACACAGATATTCGATAGCCAACAACATTGAAAGTTGTTAAAACTGTTTGCTTGGCTAATTGAAAACCTTTTAGAGCTGAGACAATTTTGCAAACCAAACCGAGAAGAAatcacataaataaataacaagcGCATTTCGTCGACTGGCAGTTGGTAGTCGTCGACAAGAAAAGGACAAAAAGGATTCACTGACGAACCCTGCAAATTTAATCCCAGCCGATAAGTTGGCCAACAAAGGAAATTATTGATCGTCATTTTATTTGGCCGTTTCCGTAGCACATGTGTGTGCTTTTTGGGGTAAAAGGAAAAGGTCCCAGAACAAGTTGACCGGAAAGATGAAGGTCCGTCCTAGTTCTTATGCAAAAAAGGACAATATTCTAAGAACGAAGAGGTCAGCAGCACAGTCCAGTTCGAAAGTTTAGACTTTTCTTGGAATATCTATCAGTACATTAAATACAATTTCCTAAGCCTTTTATATTCGTAACGGACTGTTTTGTTCCTAGAACTGTTCGTAGAAAAAGGTTATCCATTTCTTTATTAAATCGCATTTGTTGTTAAATCACGAATAAACTAGACAAGGGACTTCGGGCTATCCCAAGCCCCAGCCTGAGCCTGAGCCCAGCTGGCCTGTGTTTGAGTTTGATTTTCAGTCGGTTTAGAGTCAGTTTCTTGTCGGAGGAGCCATATCCCTTTCATGTCCTGTTTATATTGACGTAAATCAAGCCATTTGCCAGGCTAAATcacagctgctgctgctgctgatacTATGCCCATGCCCcctttggcaaatatttaaatttattttatagaatATCTTCACCCTTTTCATTGCCAGACTTTTTGATTTTCTCCGAGAATTCCTTTGACTAACTGACTGAGAACCAACTGTTTAATTAACATCTGGCCAGGCAGTGGGTGTTCTTCCGGCCAACATTAAACTTAATGGCCATTTGTAGGCCGCTTTGAACTGCTCGGATTCCATTTCTTTCTTTAGTTAATAACAAAACGAAAACGGAAAACAGAAAAgcggaaaaataaaatggagaATTGAAAGAAGCAAACGAAATTGATTTCCTGTTTACTTTTTGGTCAGCAAATGGCGAATGGCAGCTCGTCCatgaatttaattaaaggCACTGCAGCATTTTATGCAAACTTTgctttggattaaaaaaaaaagtgaatgaaGGAAAAAAAGTATACATTAAACATTGGCATAATGTCTACcttgaaaaattaattctgGCATTCTTGGCCACTTCCAGGTCTTCATTTTCTTTCCACAGAAGTGTCCTAGcaccgaaaataaaaaaagaaaacaattaaagaaaacaatttttgcataaaaggtgaaaacattttttctttttcaaagaGAAGGTCAGAGAAAACATTTCTCAACTgaattttatgtatttttccgtttgtttgtttgggtcttttttgatgaaattgcTTGAATCTCATTTTTAAGGAGCAGCTTCCTCCTTCTCGGCCATGTTAGTCATTTAAGCCTAGTTGAGAGCATTCTCTAGTTTTTTATGCAAAGCCTATGAtaatgaataaacaaaagaaggatctGCCAAGTGACACTCTAAGtgattaaaaatagaaaaatgaatagtttttCTATgggaattatttatttcaacctGTGCTAATCCTCATTTGAAGGGCCACAAGAGCCCAAATATTTGTGCATCTATATTTCAGTAACTTGTTATGCTAACCACCCGCTGTTAGAATTTGCTGGCTCATACCGcaaataaaaaacgaaaatttaTGCCATTACCTATTGCGGTGTTCATAAAAAAAGAGCTTGCTAGCTAGACCACAAAACACGCATGAATTCTGGGTGACCCAAAAACTTTGCCATTTCCCAATTCGGTCAGCATTCCCTTTTGTATGTAAATAAGCAACTTTTTTCtgctatattttttattttttttccgaGTTGACCACACATACAATGTAGATTTTTATGTGCGTAAGGGCAGGCCATTAAAATGCCATAAATTTGAGCTCTGACAAATCCTCCCCTGACACTACACAGAACAAATACCAGGGCAGGGCATATAAAAAACGACAGGCAAACTAAACCGCTTCAAATTGTGCAAAAATATGCTAAAATTGCAGGACATGGGAGAGTCCTGGGGAAATGGGCCGCATAAAAATGGCAGGGATAACCGCAGAGTCGAGTTCTGGCTCTCTGGCTtatgtttctttatttttattttcattttgattgtGTATGTGGCTTAAcccaaattaataaaaatttggcaACATCAAGTGGATCTGCGCATATGTATGTTATAAACTTTGCTAATATCCACCCAAAGCCAAATACAGCCCCAAATGAACCTTTTAGGTTTTTGGGGGAAGTTTATTAGGTTCGGGTTACAACGCCAGCTACTACTTATGTAAATTTGTTTTCGCCACAAAACTAAGAGCCCGGTACAGGGCCCGACTAGACAATGTTGTAAAAGTGAAATTAGAAAACTTGCTAAATAATTCAGTTAGCAACTCGCAACTCGACTGGCATTTTGTTCGGCTGTCAAACCGCAGCAGACGGCAACCTTTTAAGAGCCCATTTTACATTTCGCTGCGGATGGGTTAAATAAACCAACTCATCAAGAGACTCAAGCTCCAACTCCTGTTTCCTATCTTTCAGACCACGGAGCACTGTAGGCCGAACGAGCACTGCATACCGAATGTCCTCACCTGGCGAGGCGAGGCGGAGATCCAGTCCGGCGATATTCTAATTGTGGAGATTAACGATGCCATGCTGAATCCATCGCACGAGCCAAATAATACAAGCAGGTGAGTAACAACTTAGGACATGTTTAATCAGTAAAGTATAAACTTAAAAGCCTCCTTTAAGGACCTATTTT includes these proteins:
- the LOC6496839 gene encoding protein HEG isoform X1 codes for the protein MWKICIFTLVIALLAVAAATTPTTTEPITNDLVTNKNNNISSSSHAPLEETTNSPRPFAENNQTLVKISTADDETREISIVGGSTSTATPTTTATTSTTTTLATTSVVAENEETTTSTISHLMTTSEPNQKIPLAGLGELSSGIKDALHRIKLSESPKESVATTTTMEPPEAEEQDESEDMTLTVSPLQIQMQAAASYQVAETLADLNEEERARYDAMLAQQPTASKLNIVDLYPLKIEDIQPMIQNDNEELIKQRTIFTQPENTEDYKQNLMPNEVELVLNGPDSLNQDTIKINQEKAVTTPETLKMATISVNQGTTPDFTGKLLADQDDLITEIESKFQMEETTTTTTRKPLPLLLRPGDTFIDRRVKKSFEFPTQHRASDVMAMPHIDFANTKFQTDADQPQPAATHPEFSTTKFYNSKELYNEMLLHNKRKLMKETSPEKSATEASSTKLNVTPEAKTFQPTTTVATTVKSTTLQSASTTTVAASSAVEAITTSTLKPTTTATGKYQKELKRAKLLLKALTPPQATKSSEDKLSVKATKAAEGAPSTISIAPARTSTPVLMATARTVRPAGSVGVNPTKTASKPIARPRILSRLQEKINSLECEVPSVPQDSHLWRGNETHELLLPIVTTEHCRPNEHCIPNVLTWRGEAEIQSGDILIVEINDAMLNPSHEPNNTSSAVHATQVYQVTRSGHEHCDVTEGVLLDITPLVVDGRKLVTLYDKDLTEGVNLLIVVSELWGAQCVRLKVTTKTDNCGENADCSGKGVCYSNSGMEEYECQCCSGFAGPHCEEIDACNPSPCTNNGICVDLSQGHEGNSYQCLCPYGYAGKNCQYESDPCNPAECMNGGSCVGNSTHFRCDCTPGFTGPLCQHSLNECESSPCVHGICVDQEDGFRCFCQPGFAGELCNFEYNECESNPCQNGGECIDHIGSYECRCTKGYSGNRCQIKVDFCANKPCPEGHRCIDHGNDFSCECPGGRNGPDCNQMPRTYFQQCNVNPCTHGGTCWSSGDSFYCACRPGYTGNMCEDEFVVETVVSSSEFIVDDANARNFNDKTFGSSVVLKSPIELHNAYFAAGVLAAAIFIVAVVVTICHCKVNQTYRKFSTRSTSFIPILGFSRRPKMQGKLNKHWLSGKGVVAGGAASGATAGGSQRGSVSGASGTQQGATATRHLPGQTQTQTSLQERPFQRHLAMNLENDMYYTVDFSENSQHSPLIQ
- the LOC6496839 gene encoding protein HEG isoform X2; this translates as MWKICIFTLVIALLAVAAATTPTTTEPITNDLVTNKNNNISSSSHAPLEETTNSPRPFAENNQTLVKISTADDETREISIVGGSTSTATPTTTATTSTTTTLATTSVVAENEETTTSTISHLMTTSEPNQKIPLAGLGELSSGIKDALHRIKLSESPKESVATTTTMEPPEAEEQDESEDMTLTVSPLQIQMQAAASYQVAETLADLNEEERARYDAMLAQQPTASKLNIVDLYPLKIEDIQPMIQNDNEELIKQRTIFTQPENTEDYKQNLMPNEVELVLNGPDSLNQDTIKINQEKAVTTPETLKMATISVNQGTTPDFTGKLLADQDDLITEIESKFQMEETTTTTTRKPLPLLLRPGDTFIDRRVKKSFEFPTQHRASDVMAMPHIDFANTKFQTDADQPQPAATHPEFSTTKFYNSKELYNEMLLHNKRKLMKETSPEKSATEASSTKLNVTPEAKTFQPTTTVATTVKSTTLQSASTTTVAASSAVEAITTSTLKPTTTATGKYQKELKRAKLLLKALTPPQATKSSEDKLSVKATKAAEGAPSTISIAPARTSTPVLMATARTVRPAGSVGVNPTKTASKPIARPRILSRLQEKINSLECEVPSVPQDSHLWRGNETHELLLPIVTTEHCRPNEHCIPNVLTWRGEAEIQSGDILIVEINDAMLNPSHEPNNTSSAVHATQVYQVTRSGHEHCDVTEGVLLDITPLVVDGRKLVTLYDKDLTEGVNLLIVVSELWGAQCVRLKVTTKTDNCGENADCSGKGVCYSNSGMEEYECQCCSGFAGPHCEEIDACNPSPCTNNGICVDLSQGHEGNSYQCLCPYGYAGKNCQYESDPCNPAECMNGGSCVGNSTHFRCDCTPGFTGPLCQHSLNECESSPCVHGICVDQEDGFRCFCQPGFAGELCNFEYNECESNPCQNGGECIDHIGSYECRCTKGYSGNRCQIKVDFCANKPCPEGHRCIDHGNDFSCECPGGRNGPDCNQMPRTQCNVNPCTHGGTCWSSGDSFYCACRPGYTGNMCEDEFVVETVVSSSEFIVDDANARNFNDKTFGSSVVLKSPIELHNAYFAAGVLAAAIFIVAVVVTICHCKVNQTYRKFSTRSTSFIPILGFSRRPKMQGKLNKHWLSGKGVVAGGAASGATAGGSQRGSVSGASGTQQGATATRHLPGQTQTQTSLQERPFQRHLAMNLENDMYYTVDFSENSQHSPLIQ